A window of Salmo trutta chromosome 31, fSalTru1.1, whole genome shotgun sequence contains these coding sequences:
- the LOC115170019 gene encoding CMRF35-like molecule 8: MVILLVPTLKIVLLLAAVWSVCSAELITVEGYKGGEVQIRCSYREEWRSHQKYLCKGDCPVFNKDKVIMTEVGENSASKGRYSLKDNREESVFIVTITNLTLKDAGSYWCGVDKWGQDNYIKVNLEVSKATPTITTTTRKPASTTTASNRGSPTLSSLATSISPSSSISPSSSISSSSSISPPSSISQLSSISPPSSISPPSSISSSTQNGFDTSVVIIVSGILVMLLLVLVVSLLIVYRGKLNKETADSSAPRVNTGIDIEGCHGDGDYEEIKDRPLQSSSGCETTTIYSTANLPTSPPDSLNYASVNFHKNTSWPNEATAAITKEGTFSGDYATVNVSQSRAYSTVNHPHRYSEAPPIYSTVSKTRDT, translated from the exons ATGGTTATCCTGCTGGTCCCCACACTGAAGATTGTCCTCCTCTTAG CtgctgtgtggagtgtgtgttcaGCAGAGTTGATCACAGTGGAAGGATATAAGGGAGGAGAGGTTCAGATCAGATGCTCCtatagagaggagtggaggagccaCCAGAAGTACCTCTGTAAAGGGGATTGTCCTGTTTTTAATAAAGACAAAGTTATTATGACTGAGGTGGGGGAAAACAGTGCTTCTAAAGGGAGATACTCTCTGAAGGACAACAGAGAGGAAAGTGTCTTCATTGTGACCATCACCAACCTGACGTTAAAGGATGCTGGGAGTTACTGGTGTGGAGTGGACAAATGGGGACAAGATAACTACATTAAAGTCAACCTTGAAGTCTCTAAAG CGACACCAACAATAACCACCACCACAAGAAAACCtgcttcaacaacaacagcatcaAACCGAGGTTCACCAACGCTGTCATCCTTAGCCACCTCCATCTCACCATCATCATCCATCTCACCATCATCATCcatctcatcatcatcatctatctCTCCACCATCATCTATCTCTCAACTATCATCCATCTCACCACCATCATCCATCTCACCCCCATCATCCATCTCATCATCAACACAAAATGGATTTG ATACATCAGTGGTCATCATAGTATCTGGGATTCTGGTCATGCTGCTATTGGTGCTTGTGGTCAGCCTGCTCATAGTCTATAGAGGGAAACTCAACAAGGAAACAG CTGACTCCTCAGCACCAAGGGTGAACACTGGGATCGACatagag GGTTGTCATGGTGATGGTGACTATGAGGAAATAAAGGACCGCCCCCTACAGTCCAGTTCAGGTTGTGAGACCACCACCATCTACTCCACCGCCAACTTACCCACAAGCCCCCCTGACTCTCTCAACTACGCCAGCGTCAACTTCCACAAGAACACCAGCTGGCCTAATGAAGCCACTGCCGCCATCACTAAAGAGGGCACTTTTTCTGGTGACTATGCCACTGTCAACGTCAGTCAAAGCCGTGCCTACTCTACTGTCAATCATCCACACAGATACTCTGAGGCTCCTCCAATCTACTCCACAGTGAGCAAAACCAGAGACACCTGA